In Bufo gargarizans isolate SCDJY-AF-19 chromosome 6, ASM1485885v1, whole genome shotgun sequence, a single genomic region encodes these proteins:
- the LOC122940746 gene encoding oocyte zinc finger protein XlCOF7.1-like: protein MPRCFVERCHNYGGKRLNIILHSFPNNLDKIKTWLRCIEQSGHVIRDIEELAERIFEGKTNNRFRVCSEHFTEQSYQPSGLRKTLRKDAVPTIFRDVPPQKCPWQKVKPALKSTNVDSPASGEPNRRTPHQQQQHHAYHPVPISPSVHLDPHRREQANMETTIKCHEYFQQNPKQTKEGYSLSTKTTDVTHTILKFTLEIICLLTGEDYIVVKKTSSHGEGWSRTQSPILEPPPDSLIDVKTNEQKILDLTYKIIELLTRETCEGLEEHQKRSRMESHQALTYLDNMVNGLSDHTSAHAMEESLSSDEKEEINTPTDHRPQYLFSNIKVEATYDMRSIRGSNTYTSIDDTQHYPSPSIKEEPVSCDEANVTDPEIHAPTDHEQPRASTHIKQEAVSCESRNLTDHTQQYPSLIKEELATYSGGNLTDFNVYTPTDHVVCASMEETSSCNGGSITNPIDVQQNPSNHVLAESVLCDKGRPINTTMNTEAQSSSHTERENEDVQMNYSLFDKGNLDTDIYALIKHAQAKYTFTRIEDGSSSEGEENLKDVDSHTSADPDNTQRPPNGTGEAVPQTIQCPECSECFTRKSALINHRRTHRQEKLTCSKCGKVFSKRSSLQNHLTLHTGERPFACPICGKCFARKSNLISHETIHSGKASFICAECGRYFVCKVHLTKHQIIHEK, encoded by the exons ATGCCAAGATGCTTTGTTGAACGATGCCACAACTATGGGGGGAAGAGGCTGAACATTATTTTGCACTCTTTTCCCAACAACCTGGACAAGATCAAAACCTGGCTGAGGTGCATAGAGCAGAGCGGACATGTCATCAGGGACATTGAAGAACTGGCTGAGAGAATATTCGAGGGCAAAACCAACAACAGGTTTCGGGTGTGCTCAGAACATTTCACTGAGCAGTCCTACCAGCCTAGTGGATTGAGGAAGACTTTGAGGAAAGATGCTGTCCCCACAATTTTCCGTGATGTCCCACCACAAAAATGTCCATGGCAGAAAGTGAAACCAGCACTTAAGAGCACAAATGTAGACTCTCCAGCTTCAGGCGAACCTAACCGCAGAACACCACACCAGCAACAGCAGCACCATGCTTATCATCCAGTTCCCATAAGCCCTTCTGTCCATCTGGATCCTCATCGACGTGAACAG GCGAACATGGAGACGACCATTAAATGCCATGAGTATTTCCAGCAAAATCCCAAGCAAACCAAAGAAGGTTACAGTTTGAGCACAAAGACGACAGATGTTACACATACAATCCTGAAGTTCACCCTGGAGATCATCTGCctactgactggagag GATTATATTGTTGTGAAAAAGACATCTAGTCATGGTGAAGGATggagcaggacccagagcccCATCCTGGAGCCTCCACCTGACTCATTGATAGATGTGAAAAccaatgagcagaagatcctagatcTCACCTACAAGATCATTGAGCTTCTGACTAGAGAG ACATGTGAAGGTTTAGAAGAACATCAGAAAAGAAGCAGGATGGAGAGCCACCAGGCCCTCACATATCTTG ataatATGGTAAATGGCTTAAGTGACCATACGTCTGCCCATGCTATGGAGGAATCATTGTCCAGTGACGAAAaggaggaaattaatacacccacaGATCACAGACCACAATACCTGTTTAGTAATATTAAGGTTGAAGCAACATATGATATGAGAAGCATCAGAGGTTCCAACACTTATACATCCATAGATGACACCCAACACTATCCATCCCCTTCTATTAAGGAGGAACCAGTCTCCTGCGACGAAGCAAACGTTACAGACCCTGAGATCCATGCACCCACAGATCATGAACAACCACGCGCATCTACCCATATTAAGCAGGAAGCAGTCTCTTGTGAAAGTAGAAACCTCACAGACCACACACAACAATATCCATCTCTTATTAAGGAGGAACTAGccacatacagtggaggaaacctCACAGACTTTAATGTTTATACACCAACAGATCACGTAGTGTGTGCTAGTATGGAGGAGACATCCTCGTGTAATGGAGGGAGCATCACAAATCCTATAGATGTACAACAGAATCCATCGAATCATGTTCTAGCTGAATCAGTGTTGTGTGACAAAGGAAGGCCTATAAACACCACCATGAATACAGAAGCACAGTCGTCATCTCATACTGAGCGTGAAAATGAAGATGTGCAAATGAACTATTCATTGTTTGACAAAGGCAATTTAGACACCGATATATATGCTCTTATAAAACACGCACAGGCAAAATATACATTTACTCGTATTGAAGATGGTTCTAGCTCAGAGGGAGAGGAGAACTTGAAAGACGTGGACTCTCATACATCAGCAGATCCAGATAATACTCAACGTCCTCCTAATGGTACAGGAGAAGCTGTCCCACAGACTATTCAGTGTCCTGAATGTTCAGAATGCTTTACTCGCAAATCAGCACTTATTAATCACCGGCGAACTCACAGACAAGAGAAACTGACTTGTTCCAAATGTGGGAAAGTCTTCTCCAAAAGATCCAGCCTTCAAAACCACCTCACCCTACACACTGGAGAGAGGCCCTTTGCCTGTCCCAtatgtggaaagtgttttgctCGAAAGAGTAACCTCATCTCACATGAGACTATTCACTCTGGAAAGGCATCCTTTATATGCGCAGAGTGTGGGAGGTATTTTGTCTGTAAGGTCCATCTAACTAAACATCAGATTATTCATGAAAAATAA